The segment CGGCGGCCTCCGGGAGGACGACGTTGGCGCCGTCGGAGACCGCGTTCAGGCCGAACACCCGGGCGTCGTCGGCGTCGGCGAGCAGCGCGTCCGGGTAGAGCCGCTCCAGCACCGCGCGGGAGGCGTCGTCGAAGGCCGGCGGGTGGTACATGATCTCGGTGTCGCTCAGCACGGCGAGCGCGGTGTCCAGGTGGTAGTAGCGCGGGTCGACCAGCCGCAGGGTGACCACCTCGCGGCCGAGGAACTCCGCCGCCTCGGCGTGCGCGGCGGTCTCGGTGCGGAAGCCGGTGCCGGCCAGGATCCGCTCGCCGGCCACCAGCAGGTCGCCCTCGCCCTCGTTGACCCGCTCGGCGTCCCGCACCCGCCAGCCGCGCTCGCGGAACCAGTCGGCGTACGCGGGGCCCTCGGCGGCGCGCTCGGGGTGGCGGAAGCGGGCGCCGAGCACCCGGCCGTCCACCGTGGTGGCGCCGTTGGCGGCGAACACCATGTCCGGCAGGCCGGGCAGCGGTTCGATCAACTCGACGGTGTGGCCGAGGCGTTGGAACAGGGCGTGGAGCTGGTCCCACTGGGCGAGGGCGGTGCCGGTGTCGGTGGGCTTGGCCGGGTCCATCCACGGGTTGATCGAGTAGTCGACGGTGAAGTGGGCGGGCCGGCACATCAGGTAGTGGCGCGGGGTGGCGGTTCGCGGCGACACGGTGGTGTCTCCTTCCGGGCAGGGCGGAGCGACTGACGGTCGGTCAGTTCCGTTCCGCGCGCGGGTGCGTGGGGTGTTCAGCTGCCGATGGACTGGGGGAAGGCGAACAGTCCGTCCGGGTCGTGCCGGCGCTTGGTGGCGACCAGCCTCGGGTAGTTGGCACCGTAGTAGGCCGTGCGCCATTCCCGCAGGTCCGGGTCGGTGAAGTTCAGGTAGGCGCCACCGGTCGCGTGCGGGGCGATCAGGTGATCGAGTCCGGCCAGCCAGTCGAGTTGCGGCGCCGGGTCCTCGCCGGGCAGCCAGGAGGTGTCCAGGCTGACCAGGTACTGGGCGTCCCGGTGGACGAAGGCGGTGGCCGCCGGGTCGACCCGGTTGATCGCGCCGCCCCAGCCGAACAGGGCCAGGCCGCAGCCGTCGCTGTTGCCGCTGGGCGGCGCGGCGGCCAGCTGCGCCAGCGCGGCGGCGAGCGCCTCGGGCGGCAGCGGGCGGCTGGCGAAGTGGGTGCGGACGGCGAACGCGCCGCCGCTGGTCTCGTGC is part of the Kitasatospora setae KM-6054 genome and harbors:
- the ddaH gene encoding dimethylargininase gives rise to the protein MSPRTATPRHYLMCRPAHFTVDYSINPWMDPAKPTDTGTALAQWDQLHALFQRLGHTVELIEPLPGLPDMVFAANGATTVDGRVLGARFRHPERAAEGPAYADWFRERGWRVRDAERVNEGEGDLLVAGERILAGTGFRTETAAHAEAAEFLGREVVTLRLVDPRYYHLDTALAVLSDTEIMYHPPAFDDASRAVLERLYPDALLADADDARVFGLNAVSDGANVVLPEAAVHLAERLRERGFTPIGVDLTELLRAGGAVKCCTLELRR